In the Palaeococcus pacificus DY20341 genome, one interval contains:
- a CDS encoding HAD family hydrolase: MIKLVVLDFDYTLVGSEVGFYDVKEHKKEEFKRRNLWKIVKELTHEYKSVFNVAEKLGIDVKDVERAAEEIELERMKKSYLIEGARELLDFLRQNNIKIALLTGNCRKAVLYALEKHGIKDYFDALLTRDECALEDMKPNTKCYLKLLEEFGAKEEEAILIGDSEADLLPVKSVKIIIGDKVKGDYNARNLKEAVSLLKKLIGEEDGH, encoded by the coding sequence ATGATAAAGCTAGTAGTGCTAGATTTTGACTACACTTTAGTAGGGAGTGAAGTTGGATTCTACGATGTAAAAGAGCATAAAAAAGAAGAGTTCAAGCGCAGGAATTTGTGGAAAATTGTTAAAGAGCTCACGCACGAATATAAGAGTGTTTTTAATGTAGCAGAAAAGCTTGGCATAGATGTAAAGGATGTTGAGAGAGCGGCGGAGGAAATAGAGCTTGAGCGTATGAAGAAGAGCTACCTCATCGAAGGAGCCAGAGAGTTGTTAGATTTTCTAAGGCAGAATAATATTAAAATTGCACTTTTAACGGGCAACTGCAGAAAAGCTGTGCTTTACGCCCTTGAAAAGCATGGGATTAAGGATTATTTTGATGCTCTGCTCACAAGAGATGAGTGTGCTCTAGAAGATATGAAGCCCAACACAAAGTGCTATCTGAAACTTTTAGAAGAGTTTGGAGCTAAAGAAGAAGAGGCTATTTTGATAGGGGACAGTGAAGCAGATTTGCTTCCAGTAAAAAGTGTGAAGATAATAATCGGCGATAAGGTTAAAGGGGACTACAACGCTAGAAACCTAAAGGAAGCAGTAAGCCTACTAAAAAAGCTCATAGGTGAAGAAGATGGACATTAG
- a CDS encoding MraY family glycosyltransferase — protein sequence MVLIPLLIGLLLSIVLTPYIAQLMKKAGIVGRDIHKKERPEVAEMGGLAILIALTLALIPILNEALSKALLVFLLFGLVGILDDLTVLKQSHKVVLSLLVAIPVILISTDATLNLFGISINLGLAYYIFAVLFITGSANLVNMLAGFNGLEVGTSMIALLFLALITTGDARLLALAGVGTSLGFLWWNKYPAKIFPGDVGTLSLGALIGMVGILGKVEVFTAVLLIPHAVDFLLKMRIRFKGKAKGKTEVLEDGTLKAPPYLSFLGLIMRAKRVKEWQLVAIVWLLEFALGIVVYLLHLSL from the coding sequence ATGGTGTTGATCCCATTACTTATAGGATTGTTGCTTTCCATCGTACTCACACCTTACATAGCTCAGCTAATGAAAAAAGCAGGGATAGTTGGTAGAGATATTCACAAGAAGGAGAGGCCAGAGGTTGCAGAAATGGGAGGATTGGCTATTTTAATCGCTTTAACTTTGGCTCTCATCCCTATTTTAAACGAAGCTCTTTCCAAAGCCCTTTTGGTCTTTCTCCTCTTTGGCTTGGTCGGCATTCTGGACGATCTAACGGTTTTAAAGCAGTCCCATAAGGTTGTGCTGTCGTTATTAGTTGCCATTCCAGTCATCTTAATTTCAACCGATGCTACGCTAAATCTCTTTGGTATTTCTATAAACCTCGGCTTAGCCTACTACATTTTTGCAGTGCTTTTCATCACGGGTTCCGCGAATTTAGTAAATATGCTTGCTGGATTTAATGGCTTGGAAGTAGGAACTTCGATGATAGCTTTACTATTCCTGGCACTGATTACTACGGGAGATGCTCGGCTTTTGGCATTAGCAGGTGTTGGGACCTCATTAGGCTTTTTATGGTGGAACAAATACCCAGCGAAGATTTTTCCAGGGGATGTGGGAACTCTGAGCTTGGGAGCCCTCATAGGCATGGTTGGTATTCTAGGAAAGGTCGAAGTTTTCACAGCAGTTTTATTAATTCCCCATGCAGTTGACTTTTTGCTCAAAATGAGGATACGCTTTAAAGGAAAAGCTAAAGGAAAAACAGAAGTCTTAGAGGATGGGACTTTAAAAGCTCCGCCCTATCTAAGTTTCCTAGGACTGATAATGAGAGCTAAGAGAGTAAAAGAGTGGCAGCTCGTGGCTATAGTTTGGCTGCTTGAATTTGCTCTGGGGATAGTGGTCTATCTCCTTCATCTATCACTTTAA
- the cas6 gene encoding CRISPR-associated endoribonuclease Cas6 → MRIEIKFRPENKGTILPFNYNYDVYSQLINKIELASPEMAEITKTTPSDYFTFSRIMVRSRELIPDKGIKILSDDVCLYVSSFMPEVIKSIVEGFMDNPILTIEDIRFFVERIKVLKEPEFKEGVLLSTLSPIVVRTIKLEDNKMKIWDLYPNDKMFYEKLRKIMLMRYSELVGEMPEDKEFTIEVIKHKPVRIRVRDVYYRGSLMVFRYYGSKDIAKFGYENGFGDKTRFGFGMVKVIDEGDRPLSPEQIQAAKL, encoded by the coding sequence ATGAGGATAGAAATCAAGTTCCGCCCTGAGAATAAAGGAACTATACTGCCTTTTAACTACAATTACGATGTTTACAGTCAGTTGATTAATAAAATTGAACTTGCTTCTCCAGAAATGGCGGAAATTACTAAAACAACTCCCTCGGATTACTTCACTTTTTCTAGAATTATGGTGAGGTCTAGAGAACTGATTCCGGACAAGGGCATTAAGATACTCTCCGACGATGTGTGCCTTTATGTCTCCTCGTTCATGCCTGAAGTCATAAAATCAATAGTCGAGGGATTCATGGATAATCCAATATTGACGATAGAGGATATAAGGTTCTTTGTGGAAAGAATAAAAGTCTTAAAAGAGCCCGAATTTAAGGAAGGAGTGCTTTTATCAACTCTTAGCCCCATAGTGGTGCGGACAATAAAGCTTGAAGATAACAAAATGAAAATATGGGATCTGTATCCAAACGACAAGATGTTCTACGAGAAGCTAAGGAAGATAATGCTGATGCGTTATTCAGAGCTCGTGGGGGAGATGCCTGAGGACAAGGAGTTTACTATAGAGGTCATAAAGCACAAACCCGTTCGCATAAGGGTACGGGATGTTTACTATAGAGGTTCGCTTATGGTGTTTAGATACTATGGCTCAAAAGACATAGCAAAGTTTGGCTATGAAAATGGGTTTGGAGACAAAACGAGGTTCGGCTTTGGAATGGTTAAAGTGATAGATGAAGGAGATAGACCACTATCCCCAGAGCAAATTCAAGCAGCCAAACTATAG